The following coding sequences are from one Epilithonimonas vandammei window:
- a CDS encoding D-alanine--D-alanine ligase — translation MSKKNIAVVMGGYSDEYKVSLKSGQLIFESLDRELYTVYKVVILKDEWYFLDENGDKKNINKADFSIHLENGENLKFDACFNTIHGTPGENGIMQAYWDAVGQKYTGCDFYQSALTFNKKDTLAVLSKYGIPSAKSIYLRNGEEISDDEIVEKLGLPVFVKPNQSGSSLGISKVKDKIELKNAIEFAYKEDDEILIESALNGMEVSVGVLDYQGEVIVLGITEIVPDKEFFDYEAKYEGASQEITPARIDEETRKKVEEISIKAYKSLGMSGFSRSEFIIVDGIPHLLEMNTNPGFSPASILPQQAKIYGISIKDLCGNEVEKALNK, via the coding sequence ATGAGCAAAAAAAATATAGCCGTTGTAATGGGCGGTTATTCCGATGAATACAAAGTTTCTCTTAAAAGCGGACAATTGATTTTTGAGTCGCTAGACCGAGAACTTTACACCGTGTACAAAGTTGTAATTCTGAAAGATGAATGGTACTTTCTGGACGAAAATGGTGATAAAAAAAACATTAACAAGGCCGATTTTTCCATACATTTAGAAAATGGCGAAAACTTGAAATTTGACGCTTGTTTCAACACTATCCACGGAACACCTGGCGAAAACGGAATTATGCAAGCTTATTGGGATGCCGTAGGTCAAAAATATACGGGTTGTGATTTTTACCAAAGCGCATTGACCTTCAACAAAAAAGACACATTAGCTGTTCTATCAAAATACGGAATTCCTTCTGCGAAAAGTATTTATCTACGAAATGGCGAGGAAATATCTGATGACGAAATCGTAGAAAAGCTTGGTCTTCCGGTTTTCGTTAAACCCAATCAAAGTGGTTCTTCTCTTGGAATTTCTAAAGTGAAAGACAAAATCGAACTGAAAAACGCAATCGAATTTGCCTACAAAGAAGATGACGAAATCCTTATCGAAAGTGCTTTGAACGGAATGGAAGTTTCTGTAGGCGTTTTGGATTATCAGGGTGAAGTGATTGTTTTGGGAATTACGGAAATTGTTCCAGATAAAGAATTCTTCGATTATGAAGCTAAATACGAAGGTGCGTCTCAGGAAATCACACCAGCAAGAATCGATGAAGAAACCAGAAAAAAAGTAGAAGAAATCTCCATCAAAGCCTACAAATCGCTTGGAATGAGTGGATTTTCACGCTCAGAATTCATCATTGTCGATGGAATCCCGCACTTGTTGGAAATGAATACAAATCCTGGATTTTCGCCAGCGAGTATCCTTCCGCAACAAGCCAAAATCTATGGAATATCCATCAAAGACCTTTGCGGAAACGAAGTAGAAAAAGCACTTAATAAATAA
- a CDS encoding ISAon1 family transposase, giving the protein MYGVNGEKFRRHYRKSLSEFKDWNQKQHAEDYILYPENCLSQLSLDEVALSQGELYTVLTSKQAKGRKGSIVAIIKGTKSDETIDKLLKIDRKLRLKVKEITLDMAGSMKLVAKRCFPNAMQVIDRFHVQKLATEAVQEIRIKHRWEAIDSENEILKQAKEKKVKPEIQVFSNGDTRKQLLARSRYFLYKSREKWTESQNIRAGIVFQEYPDLEVAYNLSDKLRKIYNQKITKSVAMLKLAHWFKDVEESGFKSFSILKNTITNHYNDILNYFDERSTNASAESFNAKIKNFRMQLRGVRDKAFFLFRLSKLFA; this is encoded by the coding sequence ATGTATGGGGTTAACGGGGAAAAATTCCGAAGACATTACAGAAAGTCCCTCAGCGAATTTAAAGATTGGAATCAAAAACAACACGCCGAAGATTATATTCTCTATCCCGAAAACTGCCTCTCACAGCTCTCATTGGATGAAGTAGCACTGTCTCAGGGCGAACTTTACACCGTGCTCACTTCCAAGCAAGCTAAAGGAAGGAAAGGGAGTATTGTTGCCATTATCAAAGGAACCAAAAGCGACGAAACTATTGATAAACTACTTAAAATCGATCGAAAATTAAGACTGAAAGTAAAAGAGATTACCTTGGATATGGCAGGTTCTATGAAACTCGTTGCCAAAAGATGCTTTCCTAATGCGATGCAGGTTATCGACCGATTCCACGTACAAAAACTCGCCACAGAAGCCGTTCAGGAGATTAGAATAAAACACCGTTGGGAAGCTATTGATTCAGAAAATGAAATCCTGAAACAAGCTAAAGAAAAGAAAGTAAAACCAGAAATCCAAGTTTTTAGCAATGGCGATACCCGAAAACAACTCTTGGCAAGAAGCCGCTATTTTCTTTACAAAAGCAGAGAAAAATGGACGGAAAGTCAAAATATAAGAGCAGGAATTGTCTTTCAAGAATACCCGGATTTGGAAGTAGCCTACAACTTATCGGATAAATTAAGGAAAATTTATAATCAAAAAATCACAAAATCCGTTGCAATGCTCAAACTTGCCCATTGGTTTAAAGATGTGGAAGAATCAGGTTTTAAATCCTTTTCAATACTTAAAAATACCATCACGAATCATTATAATGACATTCTCAACTATTTTGACGAAAGGAGTACAAATGCGTCCGCAGAAAGTTTCAATGCGAAAATAAAGAACTTCAGAATGCAACTTCGAGGCGTGAGAGACAAAGCATTTTTCCTTTTCAGATTATCCAAACTTTTTGCCTAG
- a CDS encoding diacylglycerol kinase — translation MKKPPFHKSVQFTFRGIIWILRNERNFQFHILGLIINLFLIVFLCLSNTETALILLCCFFVLVTETLNTCVEKICDYIQPEFDSRIGIIKDLAGGAVMLATISAISVGALVYWPYLTLLFY, via the coding sequence ATGAAAAAACCGCCATTTCATAAAAGTGTTCAGTTTACCTTTCGGGGAATTATTTGGATTTTGAGAAACGAAAGAAATTTTCAGTTCCATATTCTAGGATTGATAATAAATCTTTTTTTGATTGTTTTTCTTTGTCTTTCAAATACAGAAACCGCTTTGATTCTTCTCTGCTGTTTTTTTGTTTTGGTGACTGAAACTTTGAATACTTGTGTTGAGAAAATCTGTGATTACATTCAACCTGAATTTGATTCCCGAATAGGAATTATTAAGGATTTGGCTGGCGGCGCTGTAATGTTGGCTACCATTTCTGCGATTTCTGTCGGGGCTTTGGTTTATTGGCCTTATTTGACGTTGTTATTTTATTGA
- a CDS encoding ISAon1 family transposase yields MYGVNGKKFRRQYKKSLSDFKNWKQKPHAEDYILFSENCSENLSLDEVALSEGELYTVLTSKTARGRKGSIVAIIKGTKSENVIEKLMKIGRKLRHKVKEVTLDMAGSMKLISKISFPNAVQVIDRFHVQKLAIEAVQELRIKHRWEAIDLENETLKQAKDKKTKPEIEVFENKDTRKQLLARSRYFLYKSCEKWTQNQRLRAGILFREYPDLEVAYNLADGLRKIYKQNITKSVAMLKLAHWFKDVEESGFKSFTTLKNTITNHYNDILNYFEIRSTNASAESFNAKIKNFRLQLRGVKDKAFFLFRLSQIFA; encoded by the coding sequence ATGTACGGGGTAAATGGCAAAAAATTCCGAAGGCAATACAAAAAATCGTTAAGTGATTTTAAAAACTGGAAACAGAAACCCCATGCAGAAGATTACATTCTATTTTCCGAAAATTGTTCTGAAAATTTATCATTAGATGAAGTCGCTTTATCCGAAGGAGAACTTTACACCGTACTTACCTCCAAAACAGCAAGAGGTAGAAAAGGGAGTATTGTTGCCATTATTAAAGGAACAAAAAGCGAAAATGTAATTGAAAAACTTATGAAAATAGGTAGAAAATTAAGGCATAAAGTAAAAGAAGTGACTCTGGATATGGCAGGCTCTATGAAACTGATTTCTAAAATAAGTTTCCCAAATGCAGTGCAGGTTATTGACCGTTTCCATGTTCAGAAACTCGCTATTGAAGCCGTTCAAGAACTCAGAATAAAACACCGATGGGAAGCGATTGATTTAGAAAATGAAACCCTAAAACAAGCCAAAGACAAGAAAACAAAACCCGAAATCGAAGTTTTTGAAAACAAGGATACCCGAAAGCAACTCTTGGCAAGAAGCCGTTATTTTTTGTATAAAAGCTGTGAAAAATGGACACAAAACCAAAGACTCAGAGCAGGAATTTTATTCCGAGAATACCCCGATTTAGAAGTCGCCTACAATTTAGCGGACGGTTTAAGAAAAATCTACAAGCAAAATATTACAAAATCTGTTGCCATGCTCAAACTGGCTCATTGGTTTAAAGATGTTGAAGAATCAGGTTTTAAATCTTTTACAACACTTAAAAACACCATCACCAACCATTATAATGATATTCTCAATTATTTTGAAATAAGAAGTACCAACGCTTCCGCAGAATCTTTCAATGCTAAAATCAAAAACTTCAGACTTCAACTCAGAGGGGTCAAAGACAAAGCTTTTTTCCTTTTCAGATTATCCCAAATTTTTGCGTAG
- a CDS encoding ISAon1 family transposase N-terminal region protein, with protein sequence MLNDSELLKLLLPEYLIEYFDIIKFEEKDKVLHLYFEEKDTIPKEFSSLQLQSKGFHDEITVDDFPLRGKSVKLHIKRRRWTDTKSAKILQRDWNLIAKGTRMTQDFAEFLKKISRY encoded by the coding sequence ATGTTAAATGATAGCGAACTACTCAAATTATTACTTCCGGAATACTTAATCGAATATTTCGATATTATAAAATTTGAAGAAAAAGATAAAGTGCTTCACCTTTATTTTGAAGAGAAAGATACAATCCCCAAAGAATTTTCATCTTTACAGCTTCAATCCAAAGGTTTTCACGACGAAATAACTGTAGATGACTTTCCGCTTCGTGGTAAATCCGTAAAGCTTCATATCAAACGCAGAAGATGGACGGACACAAAATCAGCCAAAATCTTGCAAAGAGATTGGAATCTTATCGCTAAAGGAACCCGAATGACGCAGGATTTTGCCGAGTTCTTAAAAAAAATCAGCCGATACTAA
- a CDS encoding ISAon1 family transposase N-terminal region protein — translation MFTSPELLKLLLPEYLVAYFDIVKFEEKEGQLHIYFEEKNTIPKEFSSLHLQSKGFHEEITVDDFPLRGKPVKLHIQRRRWTDTKSGKILQRDWNLIAKGTRMTQDFAEFLKKISRY, via the coding sequence GTGTTTACAAGTCCAGAATTATTAAAGTTATTACTGCCCGAATATTTAGTGGCGTATTTCGATATTGTAAAATTTGAGGAAAAAGAAGGACAGCTTCATATTTATTTTGAAGAAAAGAATACCATTCCGAAAGAGTTTTCCTCACTTCATCTACAATCTAAAGGCTTTCATGAAGAAATTACGGTGGATGATTTTCCGCTTCGAGGAAAACCCGTAAAACTTCATATCCAACGTAGAAGATGGACAGACACAAAATCTGGAAAAATATTACAACGAGATTGGAATCTCATCGCAAAAGGCACTCGCATGACACAAGATTTTGCAGAGTTCTTAAAAAAAATCAGCCGATACTAA
- a CDS encoding IS982 family transposase encodes MILKDQITTIFVQIDDFCKEFDLQIKNLKLNAAGDNKKRRNRSCLMSDSEIITIMIGFHLGAHKTFKHYYKEIVCGYWKDLFPKSLSYNRFVELQQRSFVVFALFLREKGLGKCTGISFMDSTTLKVCRNQRIHNHKVFKGLAERGKSSMGWFYGFKLHLLCNEKGELLSFYLTKGNVDDRNPKHIKKMTKQLFGKVFADKGYLSKALWEMLFADGIQLFTKLRKNMKNHIMKMEDKILLRKRAIIETINDELKNHCQVEHTRHRSVNNFMINILGGLTAYCFFPKKPSLNLKKVNDGQLFLNFA; translated from the coding sequence ATGATTTTGAAAGACCAAATTACAACTATTTTTGTACAGATTGATGATTTTTGTAAAGAATTTGATTTGCAAATCAAAAATTTGAAATTAAATGCGGCTGGAGATAATAAGAAAAGAAGAAATCGATCTTGTTTAATGTCCGATTCTGAAATTATTACTATTATGATAGGCTTTCATTTAGGAGCACACAAAACTTTCAAGCATTACTATAAAGAAATTGTTTGCGGATATTGGAAAGATTTGTTCCCGAAAAGCCTTTCTTACAACAGGTTTGTGGAATTGCAGCAAAGAAGTTTTGTGGTCTTTGCATTATTTTTGAGAGAAAAAGGATTAGGAAAATGTACTGGAATTAGCTTTATGGATAGTACAACATTGAAAGTCTGCCGTAACCAAAGAATTCACAATCATAAGGTTTTCAAAGGTTTGGCAGAACGTGGAAAATCTTCGATGGGTTGGTTTTACGGGTTTAAACTGCATTTGCTTTGCAACGAAAAAGGGGAACTTTTATCCTTTTATTTAACGAAAGGAAATGTGGATGACAGAAATCCAAAACATATTAAGAAAATGACTAAACAACTTTTTGGAAAAGTATTTGCAGATAAAGGTTACCTTTCAAAAGCGCTTTGGGAGATGCTTTTTGCAGATGGAATACAGCTTTTCACTAAACTTAGAAAAAATATGAAAAATCATATTATGAAAATGGAAGATAAGATTTTACTCCGAAAAAGAGCCATAATTGAAACGATTAATGACGAACTAAAAAACCATTGTCAAGTGGAACACACCCGACACAGAAGCGTCAATAATTTTATGATCAATATTTTGGGAGGACTAACAGCCTATTGTTTCTTTCCAAAAAAACCGTCACTCAACTTGAAAAAAGTAAATGACGGTCAATTATTTTTGAACTTCGCTTAA
- the coaD gene encoding pantetheine-phosphate adenylyltransferase codes for MKIAVFPGSFDPITLGHYDIVERAVPLFDKIIIAIGKNSQKKYMFSLEQRKDFIRKTFEKFPNVEVDDFEGLTIDYCKSKNVNFILRGLRNPADFEFEKSIAQTNRALTRDNTIETIFLLTSSGKSYISSSIVREIISFGGNYEIMVPDAVRVTKN; via the coding sequence ATGAAAATTGCAGTTTTTCCAGGGTCATTTGATCCGATTACACTTGGACATTATGATATTGTAGAGCGTGCAGTTCCGCTGTTTGACAAAATCATCATCGCCATTGGAAAGAATTCTCAGAAAAAATATATGTTCTCCCTGGAACAACGTAAAGATTTTATCAGAAAAACGTTTGAAAAATTCCCAAATGTGGAAGTTGATGATTTTGAAGGTTTGACCATTGATTATTGTAAAAGTAAAAACGTTAATTTCATTCTAAGAGGACTAAGAAATCCTGCCGACTTTGAATTTGAAAAATCAATCGCCCAAACTAATAGAGCACTAACCAGAGATAACACTATAGAAACCATCTTCCTTTTGACTTCGTCCGGAAAATCTTACATCAGTAGCAGCATTGTGCGAGAAATTATTTCATTCGGAGGAAATTATGAAATTATGGTTCCTGATGCTGTGCGTGTGACGAAAAATTAA